Proteins encoded by one window of Manihot esculenta cultivar AM560-2 chromosome 10, M.esculenta_v8, whole genome shotgun sequence:
- the LOC110624788 gene encoding dnaJ protein homolog, whose amino-acid sequence MFGRGPKKSDNTKYYEILGVSKNASQDDLKKAYRKAAIKNHPDKGGDPEKFKELAQAYEVLSDPEKREIYDQYGEDALKEGMGGGGGAHDPFDIFQSFFGGNPFGGGGSSRGRRQRRGEDVIHPLKVSLEDLYNGTSKKLSLSRNVICSKCKGKGSKSGASMTCSGCQGSGMKVSIRQLGPSMIQQMQHPCNECKGTGETINDRDRCPQCKGEKVVQEKKVLEVIVEKGMQNGQKITFPGEADEAPDTVTGDIVFVLQQKEHPKFKRKGDDLIVDHTLSLTEALCGFQFILTHLDGRQLLIKSQPGEVVKPDQFKGINDEGMPMYQRPFMRGKLYIHFSVDFPDSLPVDQCKALEAVLPSRTSVQLSDMELDECEETTLHDVNFEEEMRRKQQQAQEAYDEDEDMHGGAQRVQCAQQ is encoded by the exons ATGTTTGGAAGAGGGCCAAAGAAAAGCGATAACACCAAGTACTATGAGATTCTTGGAGTCTCAAAGAACGCTTCCCAGGATGATCTAAAGAAGGCTTATAGAAAAGCTGCCATCAAGAACCATCCTGACAAGGGTGGTGATCCTGAAAAG TTTAAAGAGTTGGCCCAAGCTTATGAGGTTTTGAGTGACCCAGAGAAACGTGAGATATATGATCAATATGGCGAAGATGCCCTCAAGGAGGGAATGGGCGGTGGAGGGGGTGCTCATGACCCATTTGACATTTTTCAATCCTTTTTTGGTGGTAACCCGTTTGGTG GTGGTGGTAGCAGCAGAGGCCGTAGGCAGAGGAGGGGTGAGGATGTCATCCATCCTCTCAAGGTTTCTTTGGAGGATCTCTACAATGGCACATCCAAGAAGTTGTCTCTTTCGCGTAACGTTATCTGCTCAAAATGCAAAGG TAAGGGGTCCAAATCAGGTGCATCAATGACTTGTTCAGGTTGCCAAGGTTCTGGAATGAAGGTCTCCATAAGACAACTTGGTCCATCTATGATCCAGCAAATGCAACATCCTTGTAATGAATGTAAGGGTACTGGTGAGACCATTAATGACAGGGACCGCTGCCCTCAATGCAAAGGTGAAAAGGTTGTTCAGGAGAAGAAAGTTTTGGAAGTTATTGTTGAGAAGGGTATGCAAAATGGACAGAAGATTACATTTCCTGGAGAAGCTGATGAAGCT CCTGATACTGTCACAGGGGATATCGTTTTTGTCCTACAGCAAAAGGAGCATCCTAAGTTTAAGCGAAAGGGTGATGACCTAATTGTTGATCACACTCTGTCTCTTACAGAGGCACTGTGTGGCTTCCAGTTTATATTAACCCACTTAGATGGAAGACAACTCCTCATAAAATCCCAACCTGGGGAGGTGGTGAAGCCTG ATCAATTCAAGGGAATCAATGACGAAGGGATGCCGATGTATCAGAGGCCATTCATGAGGGGGAAGTTGTACATTCATTTTAGTGTTGATTTCCCAGATTCTCTTCCTGTTGATCAGTGCAAAGCCCTAGAGGCAGTTCTTCCCTCTAGAACATCAGTACAATTGTCTGACATGGAGCTGGATGAATGTGAGGAGACCACTTTACATGATGTGAACTTTGAGGAGGAGATGCGAAGGAAACAACAACAGGCCCAAGAGGCATATGATGAAGATGAAGACATGCATGGCGGTGCACAGAGGGTGCAATGTGCTCAGCAATAA